Part of the Lolium rigidum isolate FL_2022 chromosome 6, APGP_CSIRO_Lrig_0.1, whole genome shotgun sequence genome, aaaattcgtcaatacgaactgttctgttttgacagattctgccttttatttcgcattgcctcttttgctatgttggatgaatttctttgatccattaatgtccagtagctttatgcaatgtccagaagtgttaagaatgattgtgtcacctctgaacatgttaatttttattgtccactaaccctctaatgagttgtttcgagtttggtgtggaggaagttttcaagggtcaagagaggaggatgatatactacgatcaagaagagtgaaaagtctaagcttggggatgccccggtggttcatccctgcatatatcaagaagactcaagcgtctaagcttggggatgcccaaggcatccccttcttcatcaacaaattatcaggttccttccctgaaactatatttttattcggccacatcttatgtgctttttcttggagcgtctgtttgtttgcttttgtttttgtttgtgtttgaataaattggattacatcatgcttgtgtgggagagagacacgctccgctggttcgtatgaacacatgtgttcttacctcataatattcatggcgaagtttcctcttcgttaaattgttatatggttggaattggaaaatgatacatgtagtaattgctataatgtcttgggtaatgtgatacttggcaattgttgtgctcatgtttaagctcttgcatcatatactttgcacctattagtgaagaatacatagagcatgctaaaatttggtttgcataattggtctctctaaggtctagataatttctagtaaggtgtttgaacaacgaggaagacaatgtatagttttataatgcttgtaatatgtcttttatgtgagttttgctgtactagttcatacttttgtttgcttcaaacaaccttgctagcctaaaccttgtatcgagagggaatacttctcatgcatccaaaatacttgagccaaccactatgccatttgtgtccaccatacctacctactacatggtatttcctgccattccaaagtaaattgcttgagtgctacctttaaacaattcaaaatttatcacctctgatttgtgtcaatgttttatagctcatgaggaagtatgtggtgtttatctttcaatcttgttgggcaactttcaccaatggactagtggcttcatccgcttatccaataattttgcaaaaagagctggcaatgggattcccagtcccaaattaattaacaaaaatagacactcctccatggtatgtgattgttggacggcacccgaaggattcggttagccatggcttgtgtaagcaaaggttgggaggagtgtcatcataataaaactaaaataaaaaggcactccttcatggtatgagattgttggcaggcacccgaggattcggttagccatggtttgtgaaagaaaggttggaaggagtgccatccaaaaataaaataaaatgggagccgctctttgaaggtttgtctggcaagggggttagagtacccgctaccattcgttgacaacaacaaacacctctcaaaactttacttttatgctctctttatgttttcaaaataaaagctctagcacaaatatagcaatcgatgctttcctctttgaaggaccattcttttacttttattgttgagtcagttcacctatttctctccacctcaagaagcaaacacttgtgtgaactgtgcattgattcttacatatttgcatattgcacttgttatattgctttgcattgacaattatccatgagatatacatgttataagttgaaagcaaccgctgaaacttcatcttcctttgtgttgcttcaatgcctttactttgaattattgctttatgagttaactcttatgcaagacttattgatgcttgtcttgaagtgctattcatgaaaagtctttgctatatgattcagttgtttactcatgtcattaccattgttttgatcgctgcattcactacatatgctttacaaatagtatgatcaagattatgatggcatgtcactccagaaattatctttgttatcgttttacttgctcgggacgagcagaactaagcttggggatgctgatacgtctccaacgtatcgataatttcttgtgttccatgccacattattgatgttatctacatgttttatgcacactttatgtcatattcgtgcattttctggaactaacctattaacaagatgccgaagtgccagttctgttttctgctgtttttggtttcagaaatcctagtaacgaaatattctcggaatcggacgaaatcaacgccaaagttcctattttcatcggaagcatccagaacacccgggaaggaccagaggggggccacagggccaccaaaccctaggctggcgcggcccccctgtcagccctcctgcgccgcctcttcgcctatataaagcccctggatcagaaaacccgataacaattgacgaaacccacagaaacctgccagagccgccgccatcgcgaagccaagatcgcggggacaggatctcgttccggcaccctgccggagcggggaagtgccccggaaggcttctccatcgacaccgctgccatctccaccgccatcttcatcaccgctgctgctcccatgaggagggagtagttctccatcgaggctcggggctgtaccggtagctatgtggttcatctctctcctatgtagttcaatacaataatctcatgagctgccttacatgattgagattcatatgatgatgcttgtaatctagatgtcattatgctagtcaagtgggttttacttatgtgatctccggagactcctcgtcccacgtgtgtaaaggtgacagtgtgtgtgcaccgtgtgggtctcttaggctagatttcacagaatacttattcactgttgaatggcatagtgaggtgcttatttatatctctttaagattgcagcatgttgtatcacaatttatccatgtgctactctagtgatttgttattaaagtagtttattcctcctgcatgtgtgcaaaggtgacggtgcgtgcaccgtgttagtacttggtttatgctatgatcatgatctcttgtagattatggagttaactattgctatgataatattgatgtgatctattcctcctacatatgcatgaaggtgacagtgtgcatgctatgctagtacttggtttagtagcgttgatctatcttacactaaaggttacttaaacatgagcattattgtggagcttgttaactccggcattgagggttcgtgtaatcctacgcaatgtgttcatcatccaacaaaagtgtagagtatgcatttatctgttctgttatgtgatcaatgttgagagtgtccactagtgaaagtgtaatccctaggccttgtccctaaatactgctgagttactactacttgtttactgttttactgtgttactactactgcaatactaccaccatcaactacacgccagcaagctattttctggcaccgttgctactgctcatacttatttataccacctgtatttcactatctcttcgccgaactagtgcacctattaggtgtgttggggacacaagagacttcttgctttgtggttgcagggttgcatgagagggatatctttgacctcttcctccctgagttcgataaaccttgggtatccacttaagggaaacttgctgctgttctacaaacctctgctcttggaggcccaacactgtctacaagaatagaagctcccgtagacatcaatggcatgttggcaaaaggAAAACAAGACTCGTCGAAGACCACGTCCCTAGAAATATACACTCTATTAGAGGGGAAATGTAGACATTTGTATCCTTTATGCAAGGCACTATAGCCCAAGAACACACATTTTTTGGAGCGAAATTCAAGTTTGTGATTATTGTATGGGCGTAGGTGAGGCCAACAGgcacatccaaaaaccttgaaaaAGGTATAATCCGGTGGCTCATGAAGGAGACGTTCTATGGGAGTATTCATATCAATAGTGCGACTGGGAAGCCTGTTAATGAGGAAACAAGGAATGGAAAAAGCATCACTCCAAAAATGTAATGGAAGAGAGGCATGAGCAAGCAAAGCGAGACCAGTTTCAACGATGTGTCTATGTTTCCGTTCGGCGGTGCCGTTTTGTTGGTGGGTGTGAGGACATGACACACGGTGGGAGATACCAAGAGACAGAAAGAAGGGATGGAGTTTCTCATACTccccaccccaatcagtttgtaCATGCACAATCTTATGATCTAGGAGACGTTCAACATGCTTTTGGAATTGGAGGAACACATTAAACACCTCAGATTTATGTTTGAGTAGACACAACCAAGTAAATCTACTATAAGCATCGATGAAACTCACATAAAATTTATGACCACTAACAGAGGAGTTTgtaggaccccaaacatctgaataaaTGAGCTCCAAAGGAGCTTTGCTTACACGAGTGGATAAAGAAAATGGTAACTGATGGCTTTTGCCTTGCTGACATGCATCACAAACTGATTTATTGGAACTAGACTCTAATGGCAACTCATGCTTATTAAGGACATGCTGAACAACTGGTAAAGCTGGATGGCCTAATCGACAGTGCCACTTTTCACGTGAAACCCGGACACTGCTGAGGGCTTTTTGATTATTGGAGAGGGAATGTAGTAGAGACCGCCACGGCACCGACCTCTAAGGAGTATGTCCCTCGTGACTCGATCCTTCACAAACATAAAGAGAGGATGAAGTTCAACAAAAACAGGATTATCAAGTGTAAGTTGACTCAATGAAAACAAGTTACGGGTGACATCAGGGACATGAAGAACACGATTGAGATGCAATGGTTTGGATGATGATGTTGTAGGAAGGAGTGCATGACCAATATTATGGATATTCATACCTACACCGTTGGCGGCATCAACTTGATCTTGGCCATGGTAGGGCTCCTTGGTGGTGAGCTTGTTCAGCTCATGGGTGAGGTGGTGGGTCGCTCCTGAGTCAGCGTACCACGCTGTGTCCACCTGGTAAGACGGCGGAGCACCATCATGCCCGCCTTGAGATGACGCAGCCGcagccatggccatggccagctGCTTTTCAGTGCCGGCACCATCATTGTTGACGCCGAGGAACTCCTTGATGAAGCGCTTGTAGCAGCGCGATGCCATGTGGCCGAGGGTGCCACAGAGTTGGCACGTGACGCGGCCACCGCAGCCGCCGTTGCCGCCAGGAGCATCACCCCCGCCCCCATAGCCACGCCCGCGACCACCTCCACGGCCGCCAGGGTTGCCGCCTCCTGTTCAGTAGGAGGGCGCCTGTCGGGTCTGGGGAGGAACGAACGGGGAGGGGGGAGGGTTGCCGTGGTAGGCGCTCGTGGGAGCAGAGCGTCCGAAGAGAGCGACATGGGCGTGCGCGGAGTAGTTCATGGAGGACGCCTGGGCACGCCGGGCGTTGTTGCGATGCTCCGTCGCCTGCAGCTGCGAGAAGAGATCACGTATGGGGATGGGAGTTTCCCTCATATTGATTACCTCGAAGAGGGCATCAAACTCGCCGTCAAGCCCCGAGAGCACGTAGGAGATGAACTCCTCGCTGCGCAGGGGCTGTCCGATGGAGGTGAGCGTGTCGGACAGGGCCTTCATCTGGTGGAAGTAGGAGGTGACGGAGAGGTCTCCCTTCTTGAGGTCGTTCATCTGCGCACGGATCCCGGTCGAACGAGCCGTGGAGTGGGAGGCGAAGGCACCTGCGAGGGTTTCCCAGGCTTCACGGGATGTGGCGGCGAAGAGGACCATGCCGACCACGCCCTCGGTCATGGAGGACACGAAGGCCGACAAGATCGCCTGGTCCTGCTTGTCCCAGAGGTGCGCCTCCGGGTTGAGCTGCTTCTCCTCCTTGCCGTCGATCTCGACGGTGATCTCGGCCGCGGGGCACTTGAAGGTGCCGTCGACGAAGCCGCTGAGCCCATGGCTCCGGCGCGAGGGCCGACCTGAGCCTTCCAGAAGAGATAGTTCTCTCCGGTGAGCTTGATGGTGATGGAGTTGGTCAGTGTTGAGGAAGAGACCGCCGGCGCTGCTGATGCCGAGGACGAGGCGCCTGTCATGAGGGACGGCGCAAGGGAGCTGAGGGTGCCGGCTGTGGTGCTGAGGGTGCCGGCGGAGGTCATCTAGTAGATGAGATCTGCGGAAGCGACTTGCCAAAGaattagctctgataccatgtaacaaATAAAGGAAGAGAGGTTTTGGGAGGAGTCGGATACCCAACAGGGCCGACGTACTCTGATTATATATAGGAGATCGATCGGATCTCAGCGTGCAAAGCACGTATGTTACAAGGAGATAAACATCTAGGAGGTTACGATTacagcttggtacacaaggctATCTAATACATGTATTTGTTAAGATATACAATACACGTATTCTAAcatacctaactgtactcgtgtttgaactcataagtacttctgtttttagtgttttttgtgtagtttttccctttactcggtaACTGTACTtgttcgtgtgcgcgactgtacttctaTATCTGTACTTACTCGTGgacgcgactgtacctgctcgtgtgtgcGACTGTACCTGGTCGTGTGCGCTACTGTACTTATGTACATGTACTTGGTCGTGTGCGCACTGTACCTTCTCGTGTGCGTGACTACTTGTACTCGcccgtgtgttcaactgtactcgtgtgttatgCGCAGCTGTACTCATGTGTTGTACGCAACTGTACTCACATATCATACGTATCTCTCGTATATGTAACTGTACTTGTGCTTTCTACACAAGTGTAATCGTGTGTCACATGTAACTGTACTCGCCTATACATGCGAGGCGTACTTAATTTTTTTGTCATGCTAATCGCCAGCCAGATGAATCAGTCTTGCTTGCGCGCGAGGCACGCTCGTACTCGCGCTGCGTACAGGAACTAGTACAGGAACTACTCGCGCAAGAGTTGTACTGGGTGAAACGGCTTTGGTACTAGCCATGCATGGGTGCGCCCGGTGCTGCCGCGTGCCCGCGTGCGTGCGTATCACGTACTCGCTCGCGCGGTCAACACACGCGTACTCGCCCGCGCGCCCCATGTATGGGTACTCGTTCGCGCGATGACACGGCCGGATTCGAGCGCTGGTGAGGACACGTATTGTTCGGTCGTGTGTTGTACGGGAGGCTGTTTCCCTTCGTAAAGATCGGTCTCTAGCTAGCGGTACCCGAAAGTTTAGTTTCACGTGAAAAATTAGGagaaagttagaccaccttataagatgGGTTGTTCCAcccgcacctcctcctcctcgctcgtctccatAAGAGTGAGTTATTTTGCCCGATCTGCAATCTCCCTGCTCGACTTTCTTGGCACAGCACTCGTGCGCATGGTTCATCATTTCCCTTGCACTGCTCCTCTTTTCCTTTGGATATTTATTCGTTTCGTGACGAAGCAATTTCTCTGGTACTGCTTATAGGCGACTTATAGTACTCTTACCAGCAGCACCGATGTTGGATGATGGGTCTTATTTGATTAACGATGACAAATATGTTCATAGATCATTGTCAAGCAGCAGCCCAGTAGATGTTCCACTCGTCCAAGACCGGCCAGATCAAACTGGCAAACTCGATGTCGCCGTCAAGGCCATCGTCCACTTAAAACATGTGTGGGCCCATACAGAATACACTGAGCCATTACCAGCTTTACATAATTACATGCAGACCGTATCTCTATTAAAATATCTTTTGGCACAAATCTCATGCGAGACTAGATGGTCCAGAAATAGGGATCATATGAACCCATATTCCAAAACTCCTCTCCCAACAAGAAACTATTTTTTTACTTTGAGAGAAGTAAAGAATCTAGAGACTACATAGGTTGGTGTATGTGTTTGTCTGCCAGACCTGCACGTACTGTGCATTTATCATGTAGCATGGAGGTTGCTTCTCCTGTAAAAAGCATGGTGTGAATCACTGTTTCGTGTACAGAGTTTGTCTCCCAAGTAACTTGCTATGGGCTCTAATCTCGACATTTTCCAGTTTGTGGCCCGTGAGGATGGCGGCCTGGAGGGTGGCTCCGTATGCAACGGCCTCGTCCGCGTTTATCCAATTGCAGGGCTCCTTCCCATTGAAGAAGTCCTGGACGAGCCGGCGCACGCAGGGGATACGTGTGGAGCCCCCGACGAGCACAATATCGTCCACtttgttcttgtccatcttggcATCCACCAAGCACGTCTCAATGGTCTTCATGCATCTGCGGAGGAGGTCCACGTTGATATGTTCGAACAGGGCGCGGTTGATGATGTAGTGGAAGTCGATGCCCTCGGAAAGATCCTCCACATCCATAGCGGCCACGATGTTGGAGATCATCACCTCCTTCGCCTGCTCGCAGCACTTCCTCAGGCGCTGAACCGCCATCCTGTCGCCGCTGATATCCTTCTGGTTCTTGCTCTTGAATTCGCAGATGAAATAATCCAACATGTTCCTGGTAAAATCCTCGCCTCCTAGGTGAGTGTCGCCTGCGGAAGCCTTGACCTGAAAGACACCTTTGTTGACAACGACGAGCGATACATCCAGCGTCCCATCGCCCAAGCCATACACGAGCACAATGCTCTCTTTGGCATCGCCCCACTTCCTGCCACGGTTGTAGGCCATGGCCGCTGCGGTGGGTTCGTTGATGATGCACATGACATTGAGGCCGGTGATTTCGGCAGCATCCTTAGTGGCCTTGCTCTGGGATTTGTTGAAGTAGGCTGGGACCGTGATGACAGCGTCCGTGATGGTCGTTCCAGGTCCAAGGTAGACCTCAGCTGTCTCCTTCATCTTGGCTAGCACCATGgccgagatctcctccggcgagaacTCCTTCTCCCGCTTAAGGTAACTCACCTTGATCCTGGGCCTGCCGTCGGGGCCCCCGGTCACCACAAATGGCCAATACCTGGTAGCACTCTTCACAGACGCGTCAGAGAAACTCTGGCCGATGAGCCGGTTCACATCTACGTACATGGAGGAGAATGATGGCTCAACAGATCGACATGTCTTATGCTTGAATTGTTCAACAGAACAACGCATATCAAATGGACGGACTGAGATACTTACCGAAGATAGTGTTCGATGCGTTCCTTGCCATCTGATAGCTGGCCCCCTCGCCGATGATCCTGTCGCTGTCTGTGAAGGCGACACAGGATGGCGTTCTGCGGTTTCCCTGGTCGTTGGCGACAATCTCCACACGACCACTCCGCCAGACTCCGACGCAGGAGTAGGTCATGCCGAGATCGATGCCGATAGCTACCCTGTCTTCTGCCTTGGCCAAGACACGAAATTCATCATCTGGATTGACCCCCATCTGATTCCAGAATCCGGACCGTCCAGATTCGTGTCCTGAGATCTGTGCAAAATGGGAGGCAATAGGTGCATATAAGTGAACTGAAAACTGGACCTCTCTGTATTGCTCAAGAATCTTATGTTCTGTGCATTTGATTGGGTATGTACGCTGTATGCCGAACTGGGTTCAGATGTCCTCGCGTTCCGAAAATCACTCCTAGCCAAGACATTCCTATTTCAAAAAGATCATTTAGCTTCGTAAAGTGCAAGATTACAAAATGAAACAATAAATGCAAAGCCACATTTGAAAAATTCATGGTTACTCCCATACGGGAGTATATTTGTACAGATCGAGAGGGGCTATAATTGGAGATACTATTGTTTCTGGTACAAAagttcctatatcaatgaaaaatCCCCTACCTTTGAGTGCAATTTGAACTATTGATTTACGTAATTGGAAGTAACCAATTAGATTTACGACGAAACGTAGAAATCGATCACTGATCCAATTCGACTACCTCTACGGGATAGACCTCAACAGAAAACTGTTGAGTAACGGCAGCAAGTGATTAAGTTCAGTAGTTCCTCATAGAAAATTACTGACTCCAAAATTGTTTTCATTAGGTAGATACTCAAAGACAAAATTGTTTGAAGCACGCACAGAACTGGAAGCGCTCCTTGTTTCAAAGAGAGGAGGACGGGTTATTCACATTTAATTTGATGGTCAGAGGCAAACTGAAAGCTAAGCAGTGGTAATTAAGACTCCCGGGGAAAATAAAGATGTCTCCTACGTTACCCATAATATGTGGAAGTATCGACATAATTTCATAGAGTCATTCGATCTGAATACTACATGAAGAACATAAGCCAGATGACGGAACACGGAGACCTAGGATGTAGAAGATCATAAATATGAAATCTGCACTAGAACATATTATGTACTATATGCTTAGATTTTTCTTTTCAAGTTGAGGCATCTTTTATTTGTCAGCTCTCAATAATGGGCAGAAAAACAAAATGAGTGCAAAAGAAAGAAAAGTGAAACCCGGCACATCAAGGAAAAAAAAGACATAAACTACAACAAATAATATGGCAAGGAGCAAAGAACAAACCGGTCATCTCTTACTGAACATTCATTTCTTTTCAGAACCTGGACTATTTCTCTTATATTTGGCCTTCCCTTTGGGTCTTGCGCCATGCATTTTAGGCCTACTTTAATGCATTGATCTACTTGTCGGCACTCCTCTTCCAATGATGTCTTGTTTGATGTTTTCTGCAACCTGGCCCTCCATTTTTCATTTATCTATGGCACTTAAACGATTGCTAGAATAATTAGTACATGCATGATAGTTCAATACAGTAGTCATAACGAATCATCACTGAAGTCCCGAACCTCATTAAATTCATTCTCACTTGTTACTTCGGGGTATTTTCTGTGTCCAGTCACTATCTCTAAAATTATAACGCCCAAACTGAATATATCTGACTTTTTTGAGAGAATGAATCTATTTATGTATTCAGGTGCCATGTATCCCCTGCACAACCCAACGGGTGCCCAAGTTAAAAGAAAAATCATAATACAATTCACAACTTCAAAGAAAAAGTAAATCGATCAATGAATACTTCTGCATTACTTTACTCCGATAACCTTTGTGGCGCAAGTATGAGTTTTTCCTTCACAAAAGAGCCTTGACAAGCCAAAGTCGGCGATTTTGGAAGTCATGTCCTTATCTATCAATATGTTGGTAGGTTTTAGATCCAAATGAAGAACGGATGCACCGTCTCTACCCTCATGAAGAATATATAAACCCATGCAAATCCCCTCAATTAATATATAACGTGTGTGCCACTCTAGCCCAGAAGATTCATCTGTAAAGAAAACCAAATGACAACAATATCCTAGGAAGGAATACAATTATGAATTAATAAagtatcatcataccactaatatACTTGTCGAGACTTCCATTAGGCAGATACTCAAAACATAGCAACCTATGCACCTCATCCGCAAAAATATAAGATCCATTGCATAAAACTAATTCCTTTTCTATTTGGTAACAATAGCCTTCGAGTTTTACTATGTTAGGATGACAAATATACATAGCATGTTGAACCTCATCCATAAGTTCCTTATCATCCATTCCCGCATTGCTCTTTTTAAGCTTCTTCACTGCAATCACCTCACCATTTTCTTGTACACCCTGTTCACgccaatattattattttttctatttttggatATCTGTAGTGACCAACCGTAAAGAGTGGATTTTTTACTTACAGGCATGGGTGTGGATGTTTCCGTCACAGTTCATTTATTTTTTGAGATTCGTGCTTaccatggtagatggaaagattcgTTTCTCTCtcatctttttatccgaatctcaaagcacaatggacaGTGACGGAAACATCCAATCCATACATGTAAGTATAAAATTATTTCCTAAAAATCATATGTACCTTGTAAACAAATCCGTACCCACCATCTCCAAGCATCTGATATTTAGAGAAATTTCCTGTTATTTTTCTTAGATAGTGTAAATCAAATTTTTTAAGTGTCGAACTTTGATACTGCAACGTTTTCTTCAAGATGCTCTCCATTTCTGTGTTACAAATATACGACTTAGAAAGGCAAAATATATGAATTTCTGCAGCTGTTTGTTATTTCATGGAAGCCAATATAACATGAATGTCAGTGCAACACGCATAGACTAATCAGAATGATCTATTAAGCCCCGATATTAGATAAAAAGACCATGTTAAGACATCATTTTCCGATCATCCAATAAAACGTACAGTAGGACACATGTGTGAAAATCTCAGTTATTGATGGAGTATCAACTACCAACCTTTAACCAAATAATCCAAGAACAACATCTAGCATTCTCCTGGTGTcccaaaaaccaagaaaatgggtGTCTTCTCTTCCAAGTAGCACATACGAGATCAAATAAAAGTTTCTGTCCTACAGTTTCGTGGATGAGTTAGGTGATACACGGTACTAGGTAGAAATTTAGTCATTATCACGAATCAACTGGGTTCATTTGAACCATCTACGAAGCTTGTGGAGAATCGTGGTGCAGTATCAACTATCAACCTCTAGCTAAATAATATCCTACAACTATGTTGTAGCAATCTTATGGTGTGTGGAAAAAGCCAGAAAACAGCAGTAGTGTGTGTGGGATCAAATAAAATGAGTCTCTTGATCTACTGTTTGGTGGATAGCCGTACCACAAAACTTGAGAAATGGTATCTATGGTATCTATGGTGTCTTGCTCAACAGAGTTGCAACAGTACCCAATTGGGCTTCTTAGAGAAAACTATATATGTAGGAGATCGATCGTGAACAGAATTTAAAAGAGCATTAGGACATACTGTGCACTAACCTTGAGGAATTGGATGGTGATCAACAGTGGGTGGATAATAAGATCTTCAGTTTAGGAGATGGAAGCTGAGGGCTTGATTCTTGACGGGGATCTCAGATCTCCAATTCCCAGACGTTTATGGAACTAAACAAGCTGAGTTGACCTTGCCCCAAATTAATAAGATGGTGAAATGGACTGGTTCACATGattaagaaaataaagaattgACCCGTTCACATGGTTACTTTAAATATTTTCAGTTTTTATATAGAAGAGCTGTGTTACCGAGTACTACCACCGTCCCAAAGCTTCaggtttatattatttttttaaattcaaattatgttaaatttgactaagcttttacaaaaatcattaacatctaaaatacaaaattaatatcagtaaatagataataaaatatattttcatatggtatctacaaaatttatatttgttgatagatttttttttaaaagtttggtcaaactttatttggtttgactTTTAAAAACATACATGCCTTAAGatttaggatggaggtagtagtaccgATGTGATTAATTATGTCAATTATGCACTTTTACTTAACTTTGATAGGGGTATTAATGAAAATTCATAGTCAACTGCTCCATCTCACACGACTGCGTCGCGAGCTCCCCTATCTGAATCCTGGCCGCTCCCAAGTCTCGCTACAATATTCcagccctagcaacaacaatacatccaccacaaaGACAAAACATGAACTTCAGTCTCTCCAAAAGACACACCTCCAAAAATACATGCACAAGCACCATCGTCGcccaatcaaagatcttaggttttcaccctgaagatagtccccgctctcaaaacaatgccttcaacaaggtcaatgtcatgcacaaccaattaaggccagaccttggattttcaccctgaaaggtgatACGTTGCAACGCccgggcgcccaccgaca contains:
- the LOC124664179 gene encoding heat shock 70 kDa protein 18-like; translated protein: MGVNPDDEFRVLAKAEDRVAIGIDLGMTYSCVGVWRSGRVEIVANDQGNRRTPSCVAFTDSDRIIGEGASYQMARNASNTIFDVNRLIGQSFSDASVKSATRYWPFVVTGGPDGRPRIKVSYLKREKEFSPEEISAMVLAKMKETAEVYLGPGTTITDAVITVPAYFNKSQSKATKDAAEITGLNVMCIINEPTAAAMAYNRGRKWGDAKESIVLVYGLGDGTLDVSLVVVNKGVFQVKASAGDTHLGGEDFTRNMLDYFICEFKSKNQKDISGDRMAVQRLRKCCEQAKEVMISNIVAAMDVEDLSEGIDFHYIINRALFEHINVDLLRRCMKTIETCLVDAKMDKNKVDDIVLVGGSTRIPCVRRLVQDFFNGKEPCNWINADEAVAYGATLQAAILTGHKLENVEIRAHSKLLGRQTLYTKQSHLLDDLRRHPQHHSRHPQLPCAVPHDRRLVLGISSAGGLFLNTDQLHHHQAHRRELSLLEGSGRPSRRSHGLSGFVDGTFKCPAAEITVEIDGKEEKQLNPEAHLWDKQDQAILSAFVSSMTEGVVGMVLFAATSREAWETLAGAFASHSTARSTGIRAQMNDLKKGDLSVTSYFHQMKALSDTLTSIGQPLRSEEFISYVLSGLDGEFDALFEVINMRETPIPIRDLFSQLQATEHRNNARRAQASSMNYSAHAHVALFGRSAPTSAYHGNPPPSPFVPPQTRQAPSY
- the LOC124664180 gene encoding G-type lectin S-receptor-like serine/threonine-protein kinase At1g11330, with protein sequence MESILKKTLQYQSSTLKKFDLHYLRKITGNFSKYQMLGDGGYGFVYKGVQENGEVIAVKKLKKSNAGMDDKELMDEVQHAMYICHPNIVKLEGYCYQIEKELVLCNGSYIFADEVHRLLCFEYLPNGSLDKYISDESSGLEWHTRYILIEGICMGLYILHEGRDGASVLHLDLKPTNILIDKDMTSKIADFGLSRLFCEGKTHTCATKVIGVKGYMAPEYINRFILSKKSDIFSLGVIILEIVTGHRKYPEVTSENEFNEINEKWRARLQKTSNKTSLEEECRQVDQCIKVGLKCMAQDPKGRPNIREIVQVLKRNECSVRDDRIQIE